Below is a window of Humulus lupulus chromosome 2, drHumLupu1.1, whole genome shotgun sequence DNA.
AATTAATGTAAAACCCTTTTTTTAGCAAATGTAAAAGGCAAAGTCATTCTTTCCATCTGATTCCTCTCTGCTCCGCCGCAAGAGCTGCTCCAAAATGGAGGTTGGAGAAAACACATTGTACCAGCAACTTCATAAGCTATAAGGGGTGAAGTCCGAAGAAGCTCTTGACCAATTGATTTCTGCTCTCTGGAAAACCAGGAAGACTGGTCTTCGTGGTCACCATGACAAGTCCCATTTCCAGACCCTCCTCAATCTCCCTTCTTGCTCCGACCTTGACCCAGTATGGAACGACTTAACTTTTCTTCTTAAATGGAGCTTTTTTCTTGGTGGGTTTTTGTTGCTTAGTGATCTTGTGAAGAAAATTTTGACTTTTGTGGTGCTTGAACAAGTTTTGGCATGCCTTCATTCGATGATTAGAAAATGCGCCTATGGAAACTTTAGTGGCGATGATCTTCTTAAGCTTGTTCTGCCTGATTTGCCCGTTGATCTTCAACAAATGCTTTTGCTTTTGTTCCAGAAGTATCGGAGTCAGTGGAAAGAGGATGTTTCAAAGGAACAGGCCCCTCTCTCTCTTGAAGCTCTTTCCTTGAATCAATATACTTGATAATAGACTTCAGCTTTAATGTACAAAAATTACAGCCATCTTCAATTTCAGTTGTCATATTTCTTATGGAGAGTCTAAACATGTGCTCTAACTATGTTTGATAGACAATGCTCTGTTGATTCTCCATGATGAACGTCTTATTCCTCTCCTCAGGGTATGATTCTGCtgtcaattttattttatttttgaagtaaTTGATTAGTTATCTCTAAATTTATTTTGGAATCAATCTTAAATGTATCGTTTTCTTGTTAATTTAGCCTCCATTTTTTTGCTTTGTCTAACAATAtgcatgttttaaattttatGAGTATCAGACAGCAAAGGAAAATTTAGAGTTGGCTCTAGAGGCAGACAACTCAAACACCCATGCCAGATATTGGTTGTCTAGATTGCATATGAAATATCATGTTCCTGGAGCATGTAAAGCAGTGTAAGGAGAATTTTATAATTGGGCTTTTTGTTTATTGGCTTACCTTTTCTGATGTTGGTGATGATATGTACTCAATTTAAGAGATATAATCATTGTTTTAATGTTTCAAAATTCAACTTTGGAGAAGAAAAATATATGGACTCTCTATCAATAAGAGGGTAAAAAGATGATAGTCTAGTTTTGGGTATGTAAGGATCCGGCCATGTTAATTTCTTGACTAGAGATGTTAAAGCTGTTTAAGATAAAATTCAATACTTTGGTGAAGCAACCCTCTCTatgttattaaaaaaatagaaaattttggaAATAGTTACAGAAATGGTTTCTTTTTCTCTAGAATGTAAAATGATTAAGaaagaaaattttcaaaatttcaagttgaTATGGCCCCCAATttattactctctctctctctctctctctcaattgtTGATTAATTTTATATGctcataatttttttctttatatttgaaTTAATTGTCGATTGTTATTATTTTCTCTAAATCACTATATgcttttgattatttattttctcttttttttttcatatcaggGGTGTTGCATTGTTAGTAGAAGCTGCAAACATGGGTGATAAAAATGCTCAATATGAACTGGGTTGCCGGTTGAGAGTTGAGGTTAGGTTTCTTCATTCATGTTTTATCTAGTGCAACTTAAGCAGTTTATTAATTTTAGGCTTGTTGTTCAGAAACTTTAACCCAAGGATCCTGCACTAGCAATTAAAATCATTGAAGATAAACCATTCGTTTGAGCAGCTTTTATTTACACTTTAATTGTAAACATGTTTAATTTATTAAGTCTGTTTGACAGTGGTTATTGTAAAATAAGTTGCACCAAACTGGTGGATTGTGTAAATGTGCATCTTTTGTTTCGAAAAATAGTTTGATGGTGCCCTTCAAACCATATTTTTGTTGGTTTGTTATGTTAATATTTGTCTTAACAAAGATTTAGTTAACTTGTTATTGTGTTAATTTTTTGGTCATGAATGTGTACTATGGTTTGTTATGATTTGTTATTGTGTTAATTCATCTGACTTGTTTTTATATTTGCACACATATTATACATACGTTCTATGTTATAGTGGCATAACTCATTTTTATCATATTATatttacacacacatatatatatatcaaatcatATAACCCATCTGTTAGTATATTTATTCTATTTATATTGAGTATTTTTTGGTCTTCTTTTTAGTCAATATTATATGGGTTAATATAACAAAGCACTCCTCCTATCTCATTTAAAACGCCACCCTTTACTTTAGCTCAGCcgttcaaaatcaatatcttcaGAAGTATGGCTCCAAGGAGGTTTGTGTATTCAAATTTCTTCATATAAGATCTTTTGAGTTTGTGAGAAGATTGTGTTAAGGTATACTTGTTCTTTGTTTGTATATGAATAATGTGTTTATGTAATCAGATGATACTCGTCGCTGCAAATGATGTTGCTTTTTCATCACATGTTGTTCTCTTGACGACAATTACCTTAGTACAAATTGCAATCTATGAAGTAAGATTCTTCTTCTTGATTGAGGAGCCTTATTTTTTTGGTGTGGTAATTATGTTGTTATGCATTGATATTTTTGAATTTTACCTTTTGTTGGTGATGATGGCCTTGTATTTATACAGCGTGGAGGTCAGACTGTCTCTAAGATTACTCTAGCAATTGTCTCTATTGTTTGGTTAGCTGCTGGAGTTTGCTTTTTCATTGCTTTGCCAAACCATTACTGGCTTTGGTTGATTAACATTTTTAAGTAAGATTCATTCTTTAGTTAccttcccttttcttttctttttttcagaATTTTGAGTTCCAAACAGTTCAGTTCGATTAAAAAATATTGGAAAGCTAGATGATAAAAGCATTTTTTTGCTTCGATTTATTGGCTTAATCGCTTTATCATGATTAGCTTTAGGTTTCTAAATTCCATTTGCTATGAAATATATGATTGATTCACTTTCTGACTTGGAACTGATTCTTTCCGTTTTCAGCTCAATCTAAGTCTTTATGACAGTCATCAAATATATTCCTCAGGTTAGAAATACCTCATTTCTTTTTTCCCCATTAGAAAAAATATCAATTGTTTTAAATATAATCTTATGTAACATTTGTGaaacttttctttatttttatccccttaatattaataaattcaaGTGTACGTTTGTAAGATCATACTATTAAAAGTGTTTGTGTTTTTTAACGTAAAATTCTTCTTCTAAATCCCTTGAATACTTTTTGATGCCATGTGGGAGTTATGAACTCTATGAGAGTATGTGGAACCAGAATCTAATGCTGCACTCATGAAAGTTTTGTTGCGCTCTTACAAGCATTGAGATGTAGCTTAACATTTCCTTGTTCAGTCTAAAATTGTGTGTTCAGTGATGAAATAATTTAGCTATCCAAAaggttttctttttcctttcttattaCTGTATGAGTAGAGAATTAGAGACAGTAATACTATGTTGTCAACAGTTTTTCTATATCCTTTGAACCTATAAGTTATTTTGATGATTTCTTTCAGGAGACTGCTCATGAGACAGTAATACTATGTTGTACTTTATGCATGCTTTATGTTTTTGAAGTAACGTTGTGCCTGCATAATAgctttttgtttggttgtttattcTAGGTGTCAATATCTCTATTTGTGTTTGGGTTTGGATTGTGTTAAAGGGATTGTCAATATCTCTCTTGATGTTGCAAAATAGTCTTTGATTCATAACTAGAAGGGATCCTTCTCTGACAATGATTTTGGTCCAGAATTGTTGGTTAATCAAACTTCCAAGTTTAGTCTGTTGTgttttttctctctgtttttttttttggcagtGGCTTCGATCATAAAGCACACTCTGCTGCTGATTTTTGTAGCTTAGTTTATTGTGGTGTTCTATTTGTGTTTCTCTTTTATGAGTTTCTTATGGCTTGTTGGACTTAGTCTAAATACATGGTCATGCTCTTTATTTAATCTCTCAAACTATTTTAGACTAATGAATTGGCACAACCATTTATGCTCTTTATTACTTCTTTTTTAGTAAGCCTAATCACATGTTTGCCTTGCACACATATTATATGAGTGTCATCTAGATTTTACACCATTGGatcttatatatatatcttacatCATGCAGCTATGTTTATATGCACACAAGCATATGTAGTGCTCTTTATTGCTTCTTACATTATGCTATTATATTTATATGCACAGATTCATatgttttttattatatatataaacatctTTGACCTTGTTTGCACCACATATAGTGCCTATACACAACTTGCAGTACATATTAAAGATAAATATCATGTGGGAGAGTACTTTTAGTTGTGTGGTTTTTAACGTGTACTTCTTGTTCGTAATTCACTTTCATGTAAATGCTTATATATGTTGTTTTGTAATTCAGAAAGATAAAAAGAGAATAATAAGGATAACTTATCCCATTAATGTGAAATAGTGTTTTTTTAAGAACAGTACATGGTACTTATTTGCTTTGCAGCCTTAG
It encodes the following:
- the LOC133814485 gene encoding uncharacterized protein LOC133814485, yielding MAGKTGLRGHHDKSHFQTLLNLPSCSDLDPVWNDLTFLLKWSFFLGGFLLLSDLVKKILTFVVLEQVLACLHSMIRKCAYGNFSGDDLLKLVLPDLPVDLQQMLLLLFQKYRSQWKEDVSKEQAPLSLEALSLNQYT